Proteins from a genomic interval of Kiritimatiellia bacterium:
- a CDS encoding O-acetylhomoserine aminocarboxypropyltransferase/cysteine synthase, whose product MKKQGLNTLGLHAGQQPDPTTGARAVPIYQTTSFVFKSVKHAADLFSLKESGNIYTRMMNPTTDVFEKRVAALENGSGALAVASGMAAISCALLAITRLGDEIVAASNLYGGTYQLFHYMFPKLGRFVKFADAQKPESFRRAVTSKTRAIYIETIGNPGLDVPDFGALAKIAHANGIPLVVDNTVGIGLARPFDYGADIIASSATKYIGGHGTSIGGVIVDSGRFKWNNGKFPEFTEPDPGYHGLVYWDAFKNVPGMGNAAFILKVRVTLLRDLGAALSPFNAHQFLLGLETLGLRQQKHSENALAIARWLKKHAQVSWVVYPGLKDNPNHKLASKYLKNGFGGLVGFGVKGGLKAGKKFINSVKLLSHLANIGDAKSLVIHPASTTHQQLSAAEQLAAGVTPDYIRLSIGLEDVEDIKADIDQALKKCRS is encoded by the coding sequence ATGAAAAAACAAGGACTTAACACGTTGGGACTGCACGCTGGGCAACAGCCCGATCCAACCACCGGGGCGCGGGCCGTCCCCATCTATCAGACCACGTCCTTTGTGTTCAAAAGCGTAAAACACGCGGCCGATTTGTTTTCCCTGAAAGAATCCGGCAATATTTACACGCGGATGATGAACCCGACTACTGATGTTTTTGAAAAACGCGTGGCCGCCCTGGAAAACGGCTCCGGCGCGCTGGCCGTGGCCTCGGGCATGGCCGCCATTTCCTGCGCCCTGCTGGCCATCACCCGCCTCGGGGACGAAATTGTAGCCGCCAGCAATCTTTATGGAGGCACTTATCAGCTCTTCCATTACATGTTCCCCAAGCTGGGGCGTTTTGTTAAATTTGCGGACGCGCAGAAGCCGGAATCGTTTCGCCGGGCGGTCACTTCAAAAACGCGGGCAATTTATATTGAGACCATCGGCAACCCCGGACTGGATGTGCCCGATTTTGGGGCATTGGCAAAAATCGCGCATGCAAACGGCATTCCGCTGGTGGTGGACAACACGGTCGGCATCGGCCTGGCGAGGCCTTTTGATTACGGCGCAGACATCATCGCGTCTTCCGCCACAAAATACATCGGCGGCCACGGCACTTCCATCGGCGGCGTGATTGTGGATTCAGGCAGATTTAAATGGAACAACGGCAAATTCCCGGAATTCACCGAGCCGGACCCCGGTTACCACGGATTAGTGTATTGGGATGCGTTCAAGAATGTGCCCGGCATGGGCAACGCAGCCTTTATTCTCAAAGTGCGGGTTACACTCCTGCGCGACTTGGGCGCGGCCTTGAGCCCCTTCAATGCCCATCAGTTCCTGCTGGGCTTGGAAACCCTGGGCTTGCGCCAGCAAAAACATTCAGAAAACGCGCTCGCCATCGCCCGCTGGTTGAAAAAACACGCCCAAGTAAGCTGGGTCGTTTATCCGGGACTGAAGGACAATCCCAACCACAAGCTGGCCTCCAAATATCTGAAAAACGGGTTTGGCGGGCTGGTCGGATTCGGTGTCAAGGGCGGGCTGAAGGCCGGAAAAAAATTCATCAATTCGGTAAAACTCCTCTCGCACCTGGCGAACATCGGCGATGCCAAAAGCCTCGTCATTCATCCGGCCTCCACCACGCACCAGCAATTAAGCGCGGCCGAACAGCTGGCGGCCGGCGTTACACCGGATTATATCCGGCTCTCCATCGGACTTGAGGACGTTGAAGATATCAAGGCGGACATAGACCAGGCCTTGAAGAAATGCAGAAGTTAG
- a CDS encoding site-specific DNA-methyltransferase, whose protein sequence is MRTVKSIIKTGDCANILLDYPDNFFDLIVTSPPYADCREKTYGGIKPDKYVEWFLVKSEQFLRVLKPTGTFILNIKEKVVDGERHTYVIELILELRKQGWLWTEEFIWHKRNCHPGKRPNRFRDAWERCLQFNKSKNFQMFQENVMVPMGKWAETRLKHLGKNDVIRFDSQVGSGFGKNIANWIGRDKAYPSNVLHLATETDNRNHSATFPRAIPEWFIKLFTKEGDWVLDPFVGSGTTCVAAQKLGRNSVGIDILHDYVKLTKEKINPIEMMLCEKRANYGKSNKKRDHKLHRTKYTQVSQAKA, encoded by the coding sequence ATGCGAACAGTCAAAAGCATAATTAAAACCGGCGATTGCGCCAATATTCTTCTGGACTATCCTGATAATTTCTTTGATCTGATAGTCACTTCCCCGCCGTATGCGGACTGTCGGGAAAAAACCTACGGAGGGATTAAACCAGACAAATATGTAGAATGGTTTCTCGTAAAGAGCGAACAATTTCTCCGGGTATTAAAACCCACCGGCACATTTATACTCAATATAAAGGAAAAAGTGGTTGACGGTGAGCGACACACTTATGTCATCGAACTCATTTTGGAGCTGCGCAAGCAAGGATGGTTATGGACAGAGGAATTTATTTGGCACAAACGAAATTGTCATCCTGGAAAGCGGCCAAACAGATTCAGAGATGCATGGGAACGTTGTTTGCAGTTCAACAAATCAAAGAACTTTCAGATGTTTCAAGAAAACGTTATGGTACCAATGGGAAAATGGGCCGAGACACGATTAAAACATCTCGGAAAGAACGATGTGATTCGGTTCGATTCTCAGGTTGGCAGTGGATTCGGGAAGAATATCGCGAACTGGATCGGAAGAGATAAGGCCTACCCCTCAAACGTTCTGCACCTCGCCACTGAGACGGACAACCGAAACCATAGCGCAACTTTTCCGCGCGCTATCCCGGAATGGTTCATTAAACTCTTTACAAAAGAGGGCGATTGGGTTCTTGATCCATTTGTTGGAAGTGGAACAACATGCGTTGCGGCACAGAAACTTGGGAGAAACTCAGTCGGAATAGATATTTTGCATGATTATGTTAAACTTACCAAAGAAAAAATTAACCCGATTGAAATGATGCTATGCGAAAAGAGGGCAAATTATGGGAAAAGTAACAAAAAAAGAGATCATAAACTTCATCGAACCAAATATACACAAGTTTCACAAGCGAAGGCTTGA
- a CDS encoding type II toxin-antitoxin system RelE/ParE family toxin, giving the protein MKRIIFYTTASGRCPVRDHLDELPDKTVQKITWVLRLVREMDIVPAQYFKKLTGTEDIWEIRAEVGHDAYRLLGFCHGQNMIVLTNSFQKKSQQTPQREIELAKQRRSEHQTRR; this is encoded by the coding sequence ATGAAGAGAATTATCTTCTATACGACGGCATCGGGTAGATGTCCCGTGCGAGACCACTTGGATGAATTACCCGATAAAACCGTACAAAAGATTACGTGGGTTTTGAGGCTGGTTCGCGAAATGGATATCGTTCCTGCCCAATATTTCAAGAAACTGACAGGAACTGAAGATATTTGGGAAATCAGGGCTGAGGTGGGGCACGATGCATATCGGCTCTTGGGATTTTGTCACGGTCAAAACATGATTGTATTGACCAATTCATTTCAAAAGAAAAGCCAGCAAACCCCGCAACGCGAAATTGAACTCGCAAAGCAACGAAGATCGGAGCATCAAACAAGAAGGTGA
- a CDS encoding 3'-5' exonuclease: MKNKTSARFASIDFETADRGADSACAVAVVTIENGEIVNRFYQLIRPPRQEFEFTYIHGLEWEDVRNQPTFREIWPLLEEHLKDAKFVAAHNAGFDRSVLNACCAQAGVTPPRIRYECTMTLARRVWRIYPTKLSDVCRRLEIPLCHHRADSDAEACARIVLAAMENGVAFR; encoded by the coding sequence ATGAAAAACAAAACTTCAGCGCGTTTTGCAAGCATTGACTTTGAAACCGCCGACCGCGGCGCCGACAGTGCCTGCGCCGTGGCCGTCGTTACCATTGAAAACGGCGAAATTGTCAATCGCTTTTACCAGCTTATCCGGCCGCCCCGGCAGGAATTTGAATTTACGTATATACACGGACTTGAATGGGAAGACGTCAGGAATCAGCCGACTTTCCGGGAAATATGGCCACTGCTTGAAGAACATCTCAAGGACGCAAAATTCGTCGCCGCGCACAACGCCGGCTTTGACCGCAGCGTCCTTAACGCGTGTTGCGCGCAGGCGGGCGTAACTCCGCCGCGCATTCGCTATGAATGCACGATGACGCTTGCCCGGCGGGTCTGGCGCATTTACCCGACCAAACTCTCCGACGTCTGCCGCCGCCTGGAAATACCGCTGTGCCACCACCGGGCCGATTCGGACGCCGAGGCCTGCGCCCGGATCGTCCTGGCCGCCATGGAAAACGGCGTTGCATTCAGGTAA
- the mnmA gene encoding tRNA 2-thiouridine(34) synthase MnmA has product MQNDKRRIAVGLSGGVDSAVAAALLKRAGYEVLAVTMQLGSGRISFDDKKCSACFGPGQAQEIDAARAAAAYLEIPHAVIPLADEFEDKVLGYYRREYLAGRTPNPCVVCNALIKFGALREAAAKTGFNCGLLATGHYARVDYDARQRLFLLRQGIDPAKDQSYFLHRLNQAQLAAIVFPLGDRLKRDVIAEAKRIGLPRVTEKKESRDFLQKDDHSFLFAGHPGRPGPILDTKGKRIGTHRGIIHYTIGQRSGLGGGAGRRYVKEIRAKNNTIVIGERNEILALQTSVRDINWIAKKPPAKEFAGLARLRYRQAGVHCQVTTENSGARVVFDEPQFAVTPGQAAVFYRGDEVLGGGWIVIP; this is encoded by the coding sequence ATGCAGAATGACAAAAGAAGAATCGCAGTGGGGTTGAGCGGCGGCGTGGATTCCGCTGTGGCGGCCGCCCTGCTTAAACGCGCGGGGTATGAAGTCCTGGCCGTTACCATGCAACTAGGAAGCGGCCGGATCAGCTTTGATGACAAAAAATGTTCCGCCTGCTTCGGTCCGGGGCAGGCGCAGGAGATTGACGCGGCGCGCGCGGCCGCCGCTTATCTGGAAATTCCGCATGCAGTGATCCCGCTGGCCGATGAATTTGAGGATAAAGTGCTCGGTTATTACCGGCGGGAATATCTGGCCGGCCGCACGCCCAACCCGTGCGTCGTCTGCAATGCGCTGATTAAATTCGGCGCTCTCCGGGAAGCGGCCGCGAAAACCGGCTTCAACTGCGGTCTGCTTGCCACGGGCCATTACGCGCGGGTAGATTACGATGCCCGGCAAAGACTCTTCCTTCTCCGGCAGGGCATTGACCCCGCCAAGGACCAGTCCTATTTTCTCCACCGGCTGAATCAGGCCCAGCTGGCCGCAATAGTTTTCCCGCTCGGCGACCGGCTCAAGCGCGATGTCATTGCGGAAGCGAAAAGAATCGGCCTCCCGCGCGTGACGGAAAAAAAAGAAAGCCGCGATTTTCTGCAAAAGGACGACCATTCCTTTCTGTTTGCGGGTCATCCCGGGCGCCCCGGCCCGATTCTTGACACAAAAGGGAAACGCATCGGAACGCATCGCGGAATTATCCATTATACCATCGGCCAGCGCAGTGGACTGGGCGGCGGCGCCGGCCGGCGGTATGTGAAGGAAATCCGCGCCAAAAACAACACGATTGTCATAGGCGAGCGGAATGAAATCCTGGCATTGCAAACATCCGTGCGGGATATCAACTGGATCGCAAAAAAACCGCCGGCAAAAGAGTTTGCCGGCCTGGCCCGTTTGCGCTATCGTCAGGCCGGAGTCCATTGCCAGGTGACGACGGAAAACAGCGGGGCCCGCGTTGTTTTTGACGAACCGCAGTTTGCCGTAACGCCCGGCCAGGCCGCGGTTTTTTACCGCGGCGACGAAGTCCTCGGGGGAGGATGGATTGTCATCCCCTGA